From the Leishmania panamensis strain MHOM/PA/94/PSC-1 chromosome 31 sequence genome, one window contains:
- the AAT1.1 gene encoding amino acid transporter, putative (TriTrypDB/GeneDB-style sysID: LpmP.31.0320): MPTRGNHSANDALHLKHEQDRAVLDNMPEDPPEYGEDGLNMLNDDLNQDYLADEVEVGDSDADCKTKESKKLESSSLSDEREPVAEGYKRQLANVDIAQQILEAERRDREDRVWRRRHTTNPVLRILQVIMPYGGILSSAFSIASSTIGGGIIGLPAAFQMSGIGMAVIYLMVVVTMAVYSFVLLAIVSHKTALYNWEIIARRLMGRGWDYFVVFVMWVLCFGGDVSYIIALKSILTGFLKNSPAASDYIKSEPGYRLITSMLWIVVILPMCVLKEINSLRIVSTVAILFVVFFTITCVIHSAQSLQERGMRDDLVSFQTGNTAINGLSSLMFAFIAQVNAPEISREMYKFSVHRVFLSALLGMSLCAVLYFLTGLFGYLDFGPEVNDSILAMYNPLKDHLMAVSYAGMMLKICVGFALHLIPCRDCVYYMIGTDVSRVPWWKNALLCALQAAGALAAGLFIPRITTVFGLLGGFCGGFVGFIFPSLFMMYSGGFSVARVGWGHFLGTYALLLAGVIAVVWGTSAAIYGAVLSSW, from the coding sequence ATGCCGACCAGAGGAAACCACAGCGCTAACGATGCGCTGCATCTTAAGCACGAGCAGGACCGGGCGGTCCTGGACAACATGCCAGAAGACCCGCCGGAGTACGGCGAGGACGGGCTGAACATGCTGAACGATGACCTCAACCAGGACTACCTGGCGGATGAGGTTGAGGTGGGAGATAGCGACGCGGACTGTAAAACCAAGGAATCCAAGAAGCTTgagtcctcctcgctcagcgATGAGCGTGAGCCAGTAGCAGAAGGGTACAAGCGGCAATTGGCTAACGTAGACATCGCGCAGCAGATCCTTGAGGCGGAGCGACGCGACCGTGAGGACCGtgtgtggcgccgccgccacaccacCAATCCCGTGTTGCGGATACTGCAGGTGATCATGCCGTATGGTGGCATCCTCTCCTCGGCCTTCAGCATCGCCAGCTCCACGATTGGTGGCGGCATCATCGGACTCCCTGCGGCCTTTCAGATGAGTGGAATAGGGATGGCTGTGATCTACTTGATGGTCGTGGTGACCATGGCGGTGTACTCCtttgtgctgctcgccatTGTGTCGCACAAAACCGCGCTGTACAACTGGGAGATCATCGCGCGCCGCTTGATGGGCCGCGGCTGGGACTACTTTGTGGTCTTTGTCATGTGGGTGCTTTGCTTTGGCGGTGATGTCTCGTACATCATTGCCCTCAAGAGTATCCTCACCGGCTTCCTGAAGAACTCGCCAGCTGCCTCGGACTACATCAAGTCCGAGCCGGGCTATCGGCTCATTACATCGATGCTGTGGATCGTCGTGATACTCCCCATGTGCGTGCTGAAGGAGATCAACTCGCTGCGCATTGTGTCGACAGTGGCCATCCTCTTTGTTGTCTTCTTCACCATCACGTGTGTCATTCACTCTGCCCAGAGCCTGCAGGAGCGCGGCATGAGGGACGACCTTGTCTCTTTCCAAACCGGCAACACGGCCATCAATGGCTTGTCGAGCCTCATGTTTGCCTTCATAGCGCAGGTGAACGCGCCGGAGATCTCACGTGAGATGTACAAGTTCTCCGTTCACCGCGTCTTCTTGTCAGCACTCCTCGGAATGTCGCTGTGCGCCGTGCTCTACTTCCTGACAGGTCTCTTCGGCTATCTTGACTTCGGTCCTGAGGTGAACGACTCCATCTTGGCCATGTACAACCCCCTCAAGGACCATCTCATGGCCGTTTCGTACGCTGGCATGATGCTCAAAATCTGCGTAGGCTTCGCTCTGCATCTGATACCCTGCCGCGACTGTGTCTACTACATGATAGGCACCGATGTATCTCGCGTGCCCTGGTGGAAGAATGCACTCTTGTGTGCCCTACAAGCTGCGGGGGCCCTCGCCGCCGGCCTCTTTATCCCGCGCATCACCACCGTCTTTGGTCTGCTGGGTGGCTTCTGCGGGGGCTTCGTTGGCTTCATCTTCCCATCGCTGTTCATGATGTACTCGGGCGGCTTCTCGGTCGCTCGCGTTGGCTGGGGCCACTTCCTTGGCACCtacgcactgctgctggctggTGTTATTGCCGTGGTGTGGGGCACGAGCGCTGCCATCTACGGCGCTGTCCTCTCTTCATGGTAG
- a CDS encoding hypothetical protein (TriTrypDB/GeneDB-style sysID: LpmP.31.0310), translating into MPGYTSLSDLGTLAISHRDEVDRVKEQLDIKHGYFDAWIYGFLANKKFSVDETVAKLHRRFAMEANELASYELTDYMRESLRQGIMFEIGKDKAGRVAFYINTRRDRPQAKYRDEKRRSFDMIISYGTRLRKENKRCQMVMLINQDGASLLQNVDMTFQADIALRISKFYPGVVDKMYICKMSRTLAIMAKPIFKHLPAIVADRIQIIDDTDIKQGALLDLFDAEVLPVELGGQNKCDEEGLWSAYADRVEKYYAELKRAVNERGLTVKDYELESIGIDSGTAHEEGATSGAAKTSQADALVQSVSSLSAEPMRSLWVSSQYMDDANQSAHPDLKPLMTCLTERSSLLLPEYDGTGKEETGAGATMPWAEVVAPLPRSLALFFLDELLRWRTTVESSECGERYKILDNFASGLKTTTELGIRGLDVSDRKWYVGVPYPLRALYRLLLVGITLINMIYFAAALVFCAVFCASIIITLFFGFFANPFYVFPLGAVLLMVAIQGASLCTRAADCLLAVYNSNIIPLFEHLGSYWGTVAEVILFFVLVITQFIIFFVYAVHSNPLRGLEVSFATGWLSALLVTAFTHIFFFTGVFASPTTRDRDNRLAALPFLLALNFGNASKDQLKELDARFMLRTSAYVICGIPLVISLLLGISFLLSHIVFLYVATFTATLVAAYVVHYYSDALSNSLSGSLLRLTLWMMTLVWCYVTFALGFQSHNHRYGTSAIVASVLNGAFVSLAISCLRRPGRSWLLRVSYIIVMTYIGGCWIMVFPLVGWHMGLFCLAIMIHNVLNIIFAPRTLANIHASFFLVAAVMLLGVSCVLLGWYGTSLMTTKPQSLARGPPCATALSQLELYHRYPVCTLQLGQDNSFRVVDIALLKELVGARTNVTRTVDFNNWFGTRGITYNGVVKEFEADGMPWEMHEFLLPATANTTLLVLNNRYAMSSIVAMVGWVDAIALSPLSIFMPYDWIDVMVHIMSFATRLIPFAARNLATDLRDFVHYKKDLLQTKIILTGGGVAGGFLSAAAVQAKTQAIVFASPGLLHCSRKLGVSFEGYHRYVLSIGAYYGVLNYIGGQDSTVSQRVLCDGSALYCIRPQFFSRALLAACGDVEGRRHVAST; encoded by the coding sequence ATGCCCGGATACACTTCCCTCAGTGACTTGGGCACCCTCGCCATTTCCCACCGCGACGAGGTCGATAGGGTGAAGGAGCAGCTCGACATCAAACATGGCTACTTCGATGCGTGGATTTACGGCTTCCTCGCGAACAAAAAGTTCAGCGTTGATGAGACGGTCGCAAAGCTGCACCGGCGCTTCGCGATGGAGGCGAATGAGCTCGCCTCGTACGAGCTGACGGACTACATGCGCGAGTCGCTGCGCCAGGGCATTATGTTTGAAATTGGCAAAGACAAGGCGGGGCGTGTAGCTTTTTACATCAATACAAGGCGCGACCGCCCGCAGGCCAAGTACCGCGACGAGAAGCGCCGCTCCTTCGACATGATCATTAGCTACGGCACACGCCTACGCAAGGAGAACAAGCGCTGCCAGATGGTGATGCTCATCAACCAGGACGGCGCTAGCCTCTTGCAAAACGTTGACATGACTTTCCAGGCCGACATCGCGTTGCGCATCTCGAAGTTTTACCCTGGTGTGGTGGATAAGATGTACATCTGCAAGATGAGTCGTACGCTCGCCATCATGGCAAAGCCGATCTTCAAGCACCTTCCCGCCATCGTGGCCGACCGAATTCAGATCATCGATGACACCGACATCAAGCaaggcgcgctgctggatcTCTTCGAtgcggaggtgctgccagTCGAGCTGGGCGGCCAGAACAAGTGTGACGAGGAGGGGCTCTGGAGCGCGTATGCGGATCGGGTGGAGAAGTACTACGCGGAACTGAAGCGGGCCGTCAACGAGCGTGGACTGACCGTCAAGGATTACGAGCTGGAGAGCATTGGCATCGACTCTGGAACGGCACACGAGGAAGgggccaccagcggcgccgcaaaGACGTCGCAGGCTGACGCCCTCGTGCAGTCGGtttcctcgctctccgcAGAGCCGATGAGATCCTTGTGGGTCTCGTCGCAGTACATGGACGACGCGAACCAGAGTGCTCACCCAGACTTGAAGCCGCTGATGACGTGTCTCACGGAGaggtcgtcgctgctgttgccagAGTACGACGGCACTGGGAAAGAAGAGACCGGTGCCGGGGCGACGATGCCGTGGGCGGAagtggtggcgccgcttcCACGCAGCCTtgcgcttttcttcctcgacgagctgctgcgctggcgcacgACTGTCGAAAGCAGCGAATGCGGCGAGCGCTACAAAATCCTGGACAACTTCGCCTCCGGTCTCAAGACGACCACCGAGCTCGGCATTCGCGGGTTGGATGTGTCGGATCGGAAGTGGTACGTCGGTGTCCCGTACCCTTTGCGCGCCCTCTACCGACTCCTCCTGGTGGGCATCACGCTGATCAACATGATAtacttcgccgccgcccttgtCTTCTGCGCTGTCTTCTGCGCCAGCATCATTATTACGCTCTTCTTTGGCTTCTTTGCGAATCCCTTCTACGTCTTCCCGCTGGGCGCCGTGCTGCTCATGGTGGCCATCCAAggcgcctccctctgcacGCGTGCGGCGGACTGCCTCCTTGCGGTGTACAACAGCAACATCATCCCTCTCTTCGAGCATCTCGGGAGTTACTGGGGCACTGTGGCGGAGGTCATCCTATTCTTTGTGCTTGTCATCACCCAGTTCATTATCTTCTTTGTATACGCGGTGCACAGCAACCCGCTGCGCGGCCTCGAAGTCTCTTTCGCGACCGGCTGGCTCAGCGCGCTGTTGGTGACCGCCTTCACGCacattttcttcttcaccgGCGTCTTCGCTTCCCCCACGACGCGTGACAGGGACAACCGACTTGCCGCGCTTCCCTTTTTGTTGGCCCTCAATTTCGGCAACGCTTCCAAAGACCAGCTGAAGGAGCTCGACGCGCGCTTCATGCTGCGGACCTCCGCCTACGTCATCTGCGGTATCCCGCTGGTCATCAGTCTGCTGCTCGGAATCAGCTTTCTGCTCAGTCACATTGTCTTTCTCTATGTCGCGACCTTTACAGCGACTCTCGTGGCGGCGTACGTGGTGCACTACTACTCTGACGCCCTGTCGAACTCGCTAAgcgggtcgctgctgcgcctcaccCTGTGGATGATGACACTTGTCTGGTGCTACGTGACCTTTGCCCTGGGCTTCCAGAGCCACAACCACCGCTATGGGACCTCGGCAATTGTCGCGTCGGTGCTGAACGGCGCCTTCGTTTCGTTAGCGATCTCGTGCCTGCGACGTCCGGGCCGAAgttggctgctgcgcgtTTCCTACATCATCGTGATGACCTATATCGGCGGATGCTGGATTATGGTGTTTCCTCTTGTCGGCTGGCACATGGGGCTGTTCTGCCTTGCCATTATGATTCACAACGTGCTGAACATTATCTTTGCCCCCCGCACCCTCGCCAACATCCACGCGTCCTTCTTTCTCGTCGCCGCGGTGATGCTGCTCGGCGTGtcgtgcgtgctgctcggGTGGTACGGAACGTCACTGATGACCACGAAACCGCAGAGTCTTGCCCGCGGCCCGCCCTGTGCCACGGCACTGTCACAGTTGGAGCTCTATCACCGCTATCCAGTgtgcacgctgcagctgggccAGGACAACTCGTTTCGCGTCGTCGACATTGCCCTGCTGAAGGAGCTTGTCGGCGCCCGCACAAACGTGACGCGCACCGTTGACTTCAACAACTGGTTCGGCACTCGCGGCATCACCTACAACGGCGTCGTGAAGGAGTTTGAGGCGGATGGCATGCCGTGGGAGATGCACGAGTTCCTGCTGCCGGCCACCGCGAACACGACCCTCCTTGTACTGAACAACCGCTATGCCATGTCCTCCATCGTGGCCATGGTAGGCTGGGTCGACGCTATCGCCCTGTCCCCGCTCTCTATCTTCATGCCGTATGACTGGATCGATGTCATGGTGCACATCATGTCCTTCGCTACCCGCCTGATCCCGTTCGCGGCACGGAACCTCGCGACGGACCTCAGGGATTTCGTGCACTACAAGAAGGACCTGCTTCAAACCAAAATCATCCTcacgggcggcggcgtggcgggcGGCTTCctctcggcggcggcggtgcaggcaAAGACGCAGGCCATCGTGTTTGCCTCCCCTGGTCTTCTGCACTGCTCTCGCAAGCTCGGAGTGTCCTTCGAGGGGTACCACAGGTACGTCCTTTCCATCGGTGCCTACTACGGGGTGCTGAACTATATCGGCGGTCAGGACTCCACCGTGAGCCAGCGTGTGCTGTGCGATGGCTCCGCCCTCTACTGCATTCGACCGCAGTTCTTCTCGAGGGCATTGCTGGCGGCTTGTGGTGACGTGGAGGGTCGCAGGCACGTCGCTTCCACATGA